The region TAGCTACACCGGCAACTACGCCTACGTATCCAGTTGTCATATGTCACCGTAAGCAACCATTTCTCTTTGCCACTATTTAATATTACTCTCACTTTTGACTGATTTTaactttggggtttttttgttgttttttttgttttttttactattcaAACTTCAGGTACTAAGAAATCGTAGCCATCAGAGGAGCATTAAAGGACAATGAAAAGGGCAAacgtctgattttttgttgttagTTCTTTATTCACTTGCACATTGAAATTGTAATTGTTCAAAGTGCTTTGTAGGTATGATAACTCTCCCAAATATGTTTTATAATTTAAAATACTCCCATTTTTTAAAATAGAGATCATCTGACAAGAGATCATTTATTAAAATATTTGTTTTGTTATCGTATATAAAAGTTATGTCTTTTGTGGGACACATTTTTCTCTTTCTGCTACCTTTATGTTTGGACATTTTCACTGTCTTGCTTTTTTTAGTGGTGATATGTTTCACCTACCTTCTGTAATTGAAAATGATTTAAAAATTAtcttaaaatgataacatttttgCAAAAGAAAGTGCTTGACCTTATTGGAAACAATATCAGTGACAATATTATAGTTTCTGATGGATCCAGTTGTGTAAAATATGTTTGTTATATTTATATTCAATGATGGAAATTCTCTTTATCCCAAAGCTTTTGATGAAATGTACTTGAATAAAGCTTTGTTTTATTGTACTGTTTCTATGTTCTTTATTTCTGCCACCACAGATCAGAAAAAGATGGGACAATATGGGGGAAAAAGGGATTcttacattttctttgactttgatttcatcgCAAACCGTTTGAACACAAGATATAATTTCatcttttgtgtggtcaacttcatttcattggttaatatacatccattcctgcatttaaggcctgcaacacatttttaaaaaatgctagtaatgagataaaataaataaataaatgaataatataaatattcagtttttgtttgtttgtttgtttgtttgttttccccatTTCCATATCATTCCAAATTATTCTGACTTGGGGTTGTATGTCTATACTGGgtccaaactgtttgagttaaacacTTATGACTTTGAGTTTGAACTTTTAAggtcagctcctccgggggaaccccaaggcgttcccaagccagccgagagatgtagtccctctagtgtgtcctgggtcttccccggggcctcctcccgatgggatgtgcccggaacacctctccagcgaggcgtccagggggcatccagaaaagatgcccgagccacctcaactggctcctttcgacgtggaggagcagcggctcgattccgagctcctcccgagtgaccgtgctcctcaccctatctctaagggagcgcccagccaccctgcggaggaaactcatctcggccgcttgtactcgcgatctcgttcttttggtcatgagccaaatctcatgaccataggtgaggatcggaacgcagatcgatcggtaaatcaaaagctttgcccccctactcagctctctcttcaccacgacggtctgatacagtgtccgcatcactgcagatgctgcaccgatccatctatcgatctcacgctccatccgtcccttactcgtgaacaagaccccgagatacttaaactcctccacttgaggcaaggacactccaccgacctgaagagggcaaagcacctttttctggtcgagaaccacggcctcggatttggaggtgctgattttcatcccggatgcttcacactcggctgcaaaccacctcagtgcacactgaaggtcctgatttgacgaagccaacagaaccacatcgtccgcaaacagcagagacgagattctgtggttcccaaaccagaccccctctacaccctggctgcgcctagaaattctgtccataaattcTGTCCAGGACTCTATGAAGTCCTGTCTTTATGGACAGACAGGACTTCATAGAGTTTTAATAGTAACCATAAGTCTATGAGTAACCATTTCTTGAAGATGTTTGTGCTATTCCCAATTAGCCCAGCAGATAGTGTatagatctgcattgggatttggcacaagttttacaccggatgtctttTTTGATGCCACTCCATTTCTACGAGAAGTAACATGCATAGCACCTGGTCTTCACAAGCAGTCTCCTACCCAAGGACAAATCAGTGCAGACTGTTTCACGTCTGAGATGTGATGGGATCAGGGGTACACACATCAGGAAGGCTGTGCAACTAGTTCCTCAAAATATCCATTCCAAATGATTTTAACCTTTCAGGGTCAGCCAAGTTCGTGTGACCAATAAAAATGTGATGTAGGACTTCATAGTCATGTTTAATAGTAACCAAGGTGTATCTtgaattacagtgaggaaataagtatttgaacaccctgtggttttgaaagttctcccacatagaaaggaggggtctgaaattttcatcttaggtgcatgtccactgtgagagacaaaatctaaaaaaaaaatctggaaatcacaatgtatgattttttttaataatttatttgtatgttactgctgcaaataagtatttgaacacctaccaaccagcaagaattctggctctcacagacctgttaatttttctttaagaagccctcttattctgcactctttacctgtattaattgcacctgtttgaacttgttacctgtataaaagacacctgttcacacacagaatcaatcacactccaacctgtccacatagccaagaccaaagagctgtcgaaggacaccagggacaaaactgtagacctgcacaaggctgggatggactacaggacaacaggcaagcagcttggtagaagacaacaactgttatgattatttattagaaagtggaaacacaagatgactgtcagtctccctcggtctgggattccatgcaagatctcactttgtggggtaaggatgattctgagaaagctcagaactacacaggaggacctggtctatgacctgaagagagctgggaccacagtcacaaagattacattagtaacacatgatgctgtcatggtttaaaatcctgcagggcagcaagatccccctgctcaagccagcacatgtccaggccatttgaagttcaccattgaccatctggatgatcaagaggaggcatgggagaaggtcatgtggtcagatgagaccagaatagagctttttggaatcaactccacttaccatgtttagaggatgagatcaaccccaagaaaaccatcccaaccgtgaagcatgggggtggaaacatcatactctgggggtgctcttctgcaaaggggacaggacaactgcaccatattgaagggaggatggatggggtcatgtattgcgagattttggcaaacaacctccttcgctcagtaagagcattgaagatgggtcatagctgggtcgtccagcatgacaatgaccccaaacacacagccagggcaactaaggagggactccgtaagaagcatatcatatCAGAAGCATATAAGAAGCATATGAATATCCTAAAAATAGCCATATTAACCTTGGCCTGTGACAGATTATTCTcaaaaatcactttgtccttgactgacaatcaatgataacacaaaattggggaaaacaaatatatatatatatatatatatatatatatatatatatacgcacgcagttattattattattattattattatagggtAGTGTGGTGGCTATAGTTGGAACACTATAGCCAccacaactatagggggatcacactcttcagcctccccggtaaggtctattccagagtactggagaggagaattccaccgatggtcgaacctcggattcaggaggagcagtgtggttttcgtcctggtcgcggcacactggaccagctctacacgctccatcgggtgctcgagggttcatgggagtttgcccaaccagtccacatgtgttttgtggatctggagaaggcatttgaccgtgtccctcggggcaccctgtggggagtgctccgggagtacggggtccggggtcctttgctaagggctatccggtccctgtacgaccgcagcaggagcttggttcgcattgccggtagtaagtcaaacctctttccagtgcatgttggcctccgccagggctgccctttgtcaccggttctgttcattatttttatggacagaatttctaggcgcagccagggtgtagagggggtctggtttgggaaccacagaatctcatttctgctgtttgcggacgatgtggttctgttggctttgtcaaatcaggaccttcagcgtgcactggggagttttgcagccgagtgtgaagcgtccgggatgaaaatcagcacctccaaatccgaggccatggttctcgaccggaaaaaggtgctttgccctcttcaggtcggtggagtgtccttgcctcaagtggaggagtttaagtatctcgaggtcttgttcacgagtgagggacggatggagcgtgagattgatagacggatcggtgcagcatctgcagtgatgcggtcgctgtagcggaccgtcatggtgaagagagagctgagtaggggggcaaagcttttgatttaccgatcgatctgcgttccgatcctcacctatggtcatgagatttggctcatgaccgaaagaacgagatcgcgagtacaagcggccgagatgagtttcctccgcagggtggctgggcgctcccttagagatagggtgaggagctcggtcactcgggaggagctcggagtcgagccgctgctcctccacgtcgaaaggagtcagttgaggtggctcgggcatcttttccggatgccccctggacgcctcgctggagaggtgttccgggcacgtcccactgggaggagggcccggggaagacccaggacacgctggagggactacatctctcggctggcttgagaacaccttggggtttccctggaggagctgggggaggtgtgtgtggatcgggaggtctgggcgactttgcttgagctgctgcccccgcgacccgactccggataaagcggaagaaaatggatggatggatggatggatggatagtgtggtggctgggtggcaCCCAGTGTAAAACATGTAAATCCGTAAAAAAGGGAGAGGCCGAAAgaattattttcatatttttaattatttagctACAAAGCTTATTTTCATATTTAAAGAAAACTTGATTTCTGTGTGTGTATTAGGTATGACATAACACTTAATCACGTTTTTTAGCTGATAAAGACACCCTCTTTGACTTCTAAATTGCATATAAAGTGAATATTTTTAAGTGAGAAAAGTGCTCACATATTGTAGTTGTTTGTAAATTTTCTTTCATCGTATAATTATCGTGTTTGGCGAGTCCTCCACGCCGCAAGGGGCAGCAGAGCAGCGTTTGTCGCTGTTGTTTGATTCCAGTGATTTTTATCGGGCAGCCGGAGAAAACTGAAGTAACACCagcactgtttgtttgtttgtttgtttttgtcacatATTTGTTTCTAAATTTGTAACTACGTTTATGTGAAACCGAAATGCACTCGGTCACCGTGTCGATACCGTCATTTCGTTCAGAAAACAACACGATGGAGAAAGGATTTACGGTGAGCTGTTTTCTCATAACCTCGGtctctgctgtcaaaaaacagcttctaattaaaaaataataataattaaaaatatgcTTTCAATACATTTATTACATACGTTTTCTATATGATAAAGTAAAGTCAGCGGTTTCAGCTGTGGACAAGGTTTTATTTGTCCTGTTGACTCAGATCCCACACATTAATTAAAGCAGTTCATCTTTTTGCtgaattaataaaacaaataTCATGTTTCAAAACTGAGTGTTAATACAGTTAATGCTGTAATGATTCACTGATTAACAGAATAATAAccgatattttattatttatgttaatatTCTTATTAATATTTGTTAAGAATTTGACAAGAAAAAATACCAAAGTACAAACTGAtttgacaagaaaaaaaaactgtcaaacttCTAACTTTCTGTGgtttatttttcaacattatgatgtgctgatgtctgtgtttttattttaatgaatTTTTTAGCATGTTCAGATATCGTAGTTTAAATTAATCCTTGATTAAAAATAAGTTATTTGTGAATATAAGCAATTGTATCTGTGAATACAGTATTTTTCATGTATAATttcaaagaaaaataaacagatcTTAAATGATTATGCTGTTTGATTTTCAGGATAATTAATAGGTGTGTACAAAACCAAAAACTGAGTATTTCACACAAACTGAACCatatattgttttatttatttatttaaaaccaTGAGGTCTGTAACACCGACTATGAATTATATTGGCATTTTCAGATGTGTATTTTAATATGATTGTGCAGAATGCAATGTAAAAACATCAGGCAGAATGCTCAGTTCAGGAAACCGGATTTAAgccatttcagaatcagaatcagaagtttattgccattgccagtggacaggattcacagactaggaatttgctttgatataatggtgcaacattaagcagaaagcaatataaaatgctaagataaaatataaaatatgtgctaaaataagataaaatataagataaaatatgaaatatgaaaggctgtgtgcaacataaaaacagtgcagtgggaggagtgcaattaaaaaccaaagtacatttgtctaaagtgacctgtgataaaatgataaagtgacagacttaaggttaaggtgactgagttatgaggtgttcatgagtctaacggcagaggggaagaaactgttcttatggcgggaggttctggtccggatggaccgtagcctcctgcccgaggggagtggttcgaatagaccgtgtgcagggtgagaagggtcagctgtgatccgacctgcttggcccagagtcctggagacgtgcagatcgtggagagatggaaggctacagccgatcaccttctcagcagaggccacaatgcgctgcagtctgtgtctgtccctggctgtggccccggcgtaccacaccgtgatggaggagcagaggatggactcgatgatggccatgtagaactgcaccatcacctggacaggcagcttggccttcttcagctgccgcaggaagtacatcctctgctgggccttcttgatgagggagctgatggttgatccccacttgaggtcctgggtgatggtggtgctgaggaagcagtgacagtccacagtggtgatggggctgttgctgAGGgcaagggagggcggggggggctgtggctttcctgaagtccacgaacaTCtcaactgttttctgggcgttgagctccaagttgttgctgctgcaccaggtcaccagccggtccacctccctcctgtaggcagactcatccccatccgaaatgagtccgatgagggtggtgtcgtccgcaaacttgatgagctttacggagtcatggctggaggtgcagcagttagtgtacagggagaagagcagaggggaaaggacacagccctgtggagatcctgtgctgagagcctgagtgttcgagacattctttcccagcctcacacgctgactccggtccgtcaggaagtctgtgatccacctgcaggtggagtcgggcacgtggagcagagaaagcttgtcctggagcaaagccggaaggatggtgttgaatgcagagctgaagtccacaaacaggatcctagcgtaggttcctggggagtccaggtgctgcaggatggagtgcagggccaggtttatggcgtcatctacagacctgttggctctgtaggcaaactgcagggggtccaggagggggtcggtgatggattTCAGGtgtgataaaaccaggcgttcaaaGGTCTTCATggctacagacgtgagagccacaggcctgtagtcattaagtccagtgacgtgtggtttcttggggactggaactatgatggaggacttgaaacagactggaacatggcatgactccagagaggtgttgaagatccccgtgaagactggggccggctcatcagcgcagtgtctcagggtggcaggagagacacagtctgggcccggggccttacgtggattcgtGCATTTGTTGAACATTTCAAGTGATAATATTCCTTCTTTGTTCTGTATCTGTATGAAGAAACCTGACAGAAATGAGTCACAATATGAGCCATATTGTGACCTTAAAACCAAACAGTGAGGGGTGTGCAGTGTTTATAGCTTTATAATTAATGTACACATTGACTTCCCTTTCTCAGAGTAATAAATTTGAGTTTGTACTCATTTAACAGTGTGTAAATTATACAAATGGctgtatacatacacatacactgcAGGCATTATTTTACTGCTGTGCTGTGTGTATGTTATTTAGCTGAGCTGCttctggattttctcacttgtgtTTATGTTTCCACTCCAGCATTTAAATAAATAGCACCACTGACATTAGCAGGTGTTTGGCAATGAACAACAAAACGCACGCAGTAAATCTGCCATTTTTCGGGAAGAGTTCAGTTGAATGAGGGAAGTAGCCCAGTGACTGTTTATGGATGTTAACTCTGGCGGCTCATCTTCACCACAGCAGACAGATGTTTCCTCTTGGTAACGCGCTTACGTTGACAATAACTGACAGCCAGCTTCGCGGTCAGCCCCCACAAACTGTTTACTGGAGTGTGTGGTCTGATTGAAGAACCCGGGTTACATACAGTAACCGTAATACAGAGAGCAAGCACTCActcttgttgttgctgttgttttttttttttgtttttttcaggtcTTTAAAATTGAGGTGGTGTTGAATGGCAGACAGCACACAGTGGAGAAACGCTACAGAGAATTCCATGCTTTGCATAAAATGGTGAGACCAGATTATTCACACAATATGCTCCATAAACTGCTAAAGTCTGATTGAATATCTTCTGACAAGTGCCAGAACCTGCAGGTTCCTTGAATGGGTacttgaggttggctccaaacTAAGTCCATGCCCATAGAACTCCATATTAAAATGTCCACAGCAAAATGAAACATGTACTGAAATAAAGGTGTTTTTCTCTATAGCTAGTTCGTCTGCTCAAATGCATGGATCGGTGTCAAACGTGATCTGTGGGTGGTGATCTTGCTGATTGCCCCATCAAGTTCTTTTATTTTCCTTCATGGTTTGCTTCATTTAATATGTCAGCTATGTCTCCAAATCCCTACAGCTAAAGAAGAGCATAAAGCCGCCTGAGATTCCTTCAAAACACGTTAGAAACTGGGTTCCTAAAGTCCTGGAGCAGCGGCGGCACGGACTGGAACAATATCTACAAGTACGGTCATACATTACCTCCATGTTTGAAATCAAGAACCAGAGCATTTATTCCTCATTTTAACATTAATGCTCAAGTATCGAAACAAACTATTTGATTCTGGTTAACAGCATGTTAAGTAGCTCTGATAGTGTGTGTTGTAGTGCCAGTTAACTCAGGGTTTGTATTTTCATACAAAATTGGTGAAATTATTGGGCCTGGCTTGTATTAGAAAATATCAAATTTGCAAATATAGAAAAAGGGTTGTATAGCTGGAACATTATTTTGAACATTGCAAGAGTTTTGGGCCTTGCTTTTAATGAGTGCCTTGATGGTTATTAACCATACACAGTGTGTGTCATACTTTATTTTGGGATAAATATAACATAATCCAGTATTATGTGCGAGATGCTTGATTCTTATTCTTGGTGGTGGGAACAGCGTCAGGCATGGATAACCAAAATATAGAAGAATGAGTGAGTTAGTACATCCCAGACAGTTTTTGCCAACAGTCACTCAGAAACGTGAAATAAAATCATCTTGTAATTCACTGAATTAGAAAACAAGCATAACAGGGATGAACTGATGACATTGTGGTGAACGataatgcaccagatcaatcctgATGTCTGTAATATCCATAGATGTGTCTGCTCCACCCCTCGCATTAGCGAATGAGTAGAGTTAAGCTAACGGAGAAACATGTTGCCAGTGTGGGCAAATTCAAGATGAAATTACAGAACAGAATGGGGGAAGTCAAACAGGAATTAAAGAATAGAATGAACTTGAGGCTGTGGATGGTGTCAAAACTGGCTAGCTTGAAACACTGCTTTGAAACATTTTGAAACCTTTGAAACACATGTATC is a window of Thalassophryne amazonica chromosome 17, fThaAma1.1, whole genome shotgun sequence DNA encoding:
- the snx24 gene encoding sorting nexin-24, which gives rise to MHSVTVSIPSFRSENNTMEKGFTVFKIEVVLNGRQHTVEKRYREFHALHKMLKKSIKPPEIPSKHVRNWVPKVLEQRRHGLEQYLQTIIMENEVLPKIFLDFLNIRHFPSVPKTESCGSFDTESEGSSKLSHQPVMLFLRDPFLLPSAHDTFSNVVIEGVIHGVFYPDLQPR